Within Citromicrobium bathyomarinum, the genomic segment GGCGCGCGCTTCCCACGCGATTGGCGATCGCGCCGTGCAGCGCGATGTCGCTGCGGTAGGTGGCGAGGCCGTGGACGATCGCGCCGAAGCTTTGCGCCATCGCCGAACCGTCGATCACCGCCAGCACCGGCAGGCCGAAGCGGGCGGCGATATCGGCAGCCGACGGATCGCCATCGAACAGGCCCATCACGCCTTCGACGAGGATAATGTCCGCCGCGCACGCCGCCTCGTAGAGCAGGCGGCGGCAATCATCCTCGCCCACCATGAACAGGTCGAGCGACAGGACGGGATGCCCGCTCGCCCGCTCGAGGATCATCGGGTCGAGAAAGTCTGGCCCGCACTTGAACACGCGCACCCGCAGGCCGCGATCGCGGTAGCGGCGCGCGAGGGCGGCGGTGATCGTGGTCTTGCCCTGTCCCGATGCGGGCGCGGCGACCAGCAGCGCGGGGCAGCGCGCGCTGCCGGTCAAAGATCAATGCCTTTCTGCGCGCGAACCCCGGCACGAAAGGCATGCTTCACGTCGCGGATCGAGCTGACCGTGTCGGCGGCCTCGATGAAGTCATCATGCGCCGCGCGGCCCGTGATCACCACATGCTGCATCGGCGGGCGGGCCTCGATCGCGGGCATGATTTCTTCCAGCGAGAGATAGCGATAGGTGACGAGGTAGGTCAGCTCGTCGAGCACCACGAGATGGATCGAGGGATCGGCGAGCGCCTCCTTCGCCTTGTCCCACCCCGCGCGGGCGGCGGCGATGTCGCGGTCGCGGTTCTGCGTTTCCCAGGTAAAGCCTTCGCCGCAGCGTTCCCAGCGCATGTTGGGATCACGAGCGAAATACGCGCGCTCGCCCACTTCCTCCTTGCCCTTGATGAACTGGAACACGGCAGCCTTGTGGCCATAGCCGAGCGTGCGCGCGACCATCCCGAAGGCGGAGGACGACTTGCCCTTGCCGTTGCCGGTCAGGACCAGCAGCAGGCCCTTGTCCTCCTGCGCAGCCGCGATCCGCTTGTCGACCACCGCCTTGTGCTTCGCGGTGCGGGCACGGTAGCGGCGGTCGATCTCTTCCTTGTCGGCGTCGCTCACCGGGCGCTGTCCGGCACGCGCTGACCCGTCAGGCTGCGCACCGCGACATGCGCGACCACCGCGATGCCGGTCCAGCTCAGCGTCGCGATCAGCGTGCCGGGGAAATAGCGTTCGAGGCGCGGCAGCCAGCCGGCCAGCGTCGCATCGGGGAAATGCCCGCTGAGCGCATAGAACCCGCCGCTGGAAAAGGCGTTGGAAACGAACGCTGCGCCTGCGACGATGGCGATCAGCGCGGGCAGATGCGCGGGCTTCACCTCGAGCCGCGCGGCGGCAAAGCGCCCCGCCAGCCACATCACGCCATAGGCGGGCAGCAGCATCCAGTAGGCGATGGTGAAGCAGAAGCTCTCGCCACCCTCAATCCCGATCACCGCAAGATCGATCGCGAAGGCCAGCGCGAACAGCGCGGGGAAGGCGAGGCGCGGGCGGATGTAGAACCCGGCGACGAGGAAGCTGGCGAGGCTGGTTTCGGGCAGGTGCACGAACTCGCTGAGCGAATGCGGCCGGGTCGCCAGCATGACCACGACAAGCGCGGCGAAGACGAGAATGTCGAACCGCCGGATCGCGTGATCGGACGGCGCGGTGATGGATAGATCGGACATCATTGGACTCCCTTGAAGTTGCAACGATGCGTTGCCCGAAGCGCCCAGCCGGAAAGGCAAGGGCCACGGGACAGAAGGCCATGACCGGGGGCCATGGCGCACAAACAGGATCGCGAGTGCCGGATGGCGGCCCTCCCTCTTCAACGCACACACAGGTGTCGTCCACCAAGGGATCGGACCCTCTTTCGACCGGTACATCCCGCCCGGGCGAAGAACGACGGCAACGGGCCGGTTTCCTGACTTGCCGGTTCGACGCGAAATCCGCCGCCTTCTCGAAAGGGCGATGCCCTTGCAATGGCGCGATGGCGGTCCGCTCACCGGTTACAGTTGCGGGAGCAGTGCCGGATTGAGCTGGCGTCGCCAGCCTGCCGGACTTCCCGATTAAGCCCTTGCGGGCACCCGTTACGCCGCCCCTGATATGGAGGATCGGCAGCGCAGGCAAGGCTTCGCGATTGCACAATCAGCTTGCCACGCGCTTCGCCCCCGCATATCCGGCGGCCAAGCTTCAGGTTCCCCGAGAGGGGATTGAAAGGGAACGCGGTTAAAGACCGTGGCTGCCCCTGCAACTGTGAGCGGAGAGCCATCGGCCATCATGCCATTGGGGCGCGCAAGCGGCCCGAGAAGGCGGCCCGACCGGCATCGACCCGCGAGCCAGGAGACCTGCCTGACGCCGTCGTTCTTCGTCCGGACAGGGTGTGCCGGCCGAACGGGGTTTTCCTCGAGAAACGACAGCCATTGCCTCGTGCGGCGCGTGCCGGACGGGATGGCTGGTGCGTGCGCCTCGCGGTGCCTGTTCCCGTCATTCCCCCCGACACGATCCGCGCGGAGCGTCGTGTCACTTCTGGGGAATATTCATGCCCAAAAACTACTGTGTTTCCATCCTGGCGCTTGCCGCCGTGCTGTCGCTGTCCACCGCCGCCCATGCGGAGGATGCCGACGATACCATTGTCGTCTCCGCGCTCAGAACCCCGGTCGAGACCGATCGCGTGTCGTCCTCGATCACCGTGCTCGACCTCGAGCGGATCGAGCAGGATCAGCCGATCGCGGTGTCCGACGTGCTCGTGCGCACACCGGGCATCAGCCTCTCGCGCAACGGCGGCTATGGCACCTCCACCTCGCTACGCATACGCGGGGCCGATGCGGGCCAGGCCGTGCTCGTTGTCGACGGGATGCGGCTGGCCGACGCCTCCACCACCGATGGGGGCGCGGATTTCGGCAACCTGTTCGCCGACGATATCGAGCGGATCGAGATCCTGCGCGGGCCGCAGTCGATCCTGTGGGGCAGCAATGCCATCGGCGGCGTGGTCAACGTGCTCACCAACCGCCCAACCGCGCCACTGGAAGGCCGCGTCTCGATCGAGGGCGGATCGCGCAACACGCTGAATGCGCGTGCGGGTGTCGGCGGCAGCGGCAAGCTGCTCGACTGGCGGATCGCGGGCAGCACCTTCACCACCGACGGCATCTCCGCGCGCACCAGCGGCACCGAGCGCGACGGGTTCGAGCGCCAGTCGGCCAGCGGCACGCTGACCGCCAGGATCGCCCCCACGCTCTCGGCCGACCTGCGCGGCTATTACTCGCATGGCAGCAATGATTTCGACGGGTTTTCAGGTGACAGCCGCGCTTTTGGCGTGACGCAGACCTGGGCGACCTATGCCGGGATCAATGCGACCGTGCTGGATGGACGGCTCGCCAGCCGGCTCGCCTTCATCGAGACCCGGACCGACCGCGACAATTTCGATCCCGCAAGATCGGTCCGCACCAAGACCTTCGACGCACAGGGCCGCACGCGCCGCTACGAATACCAAGGCGATCTGACCCTGTCCGATAGGGTGCAGGTCTCCTTCGGGGCAGAGCGCGAGGAACAGCGCATGCGCACCGCCTCTCCGCGCGACAATAATGCGCCGATCGATGTCACCCGCGCGCAGGCGGACACGAACAGCCTGTATGCGCTGGCGCGCGTCACGCCGGTGGCCGGGCTGACGATCGATGGCGGGGTGCGCTACGACGATCACACGCGTTTTGGCGACAACACGGTGTTCAGCGCAGGCGCAAGCTTCGAGCCATGGAATGGCGGCACGCGGCTGCGGGCGAACTATTCGGAAGGCTTCAAGGCGCCCTCGCTCTACCAGCTGTTCAGCCAGTATGGCTTCGCGGACCTCGACCCCGAACATGCCAAGGGCTGGGAAGCCGGGATCGAGCAGGATCTGCTGGATGAGCGGCTGACGTTCTCGGCGGTGTATTTCGAGCGCGACACCGACAATCTGATCGATTTCGCCTATTGCCCGACCTCGGCCCCGCTGCCGCCCGAATGCTTCATTCCGGGCAGCGATGTGGAGCGCTTCGGCTATTACGCCAATGTCGACCAAGCCCGCGCGCGCGGCGTCGAAGTTGCGGGCGACGCGCGCTTCGGCGCGATCTTCGCGCGCGGTAATTTCAGCTGGGTCGAGGCCGAAGATCGCACGCAAGGGTCCACCTTCGGCCAGCAATTGCCGCGCGTGCCGCAATACCTCGCCAATGCCGCGATCGGCTATCAGGCGCGGCAGGGCCATTCGCTGAGCATTGCGCTGCGCTATTCGGGCGAAAGCACGGACCGGGCGGGTGGCGACATGCTGGACGACTACCTGCTGACCGATCTGCGCGGCGAGTTGCACGTGAGCGGGCCGCTGATACTCTATGGCCGGGTCGAGAACCTGTTCGACACCGACTACGTCACCGCCAAGGGGTACGGCACGCTCGGCCGCAGCGTTCATATCGGAGTTAGGACGCGGCTGTGACGCTGGCGCCTGCCAGCAGCGGCGCGTCTGTCGTCGTGTGCAGCACCTGCCGCCTGTCCGCCGATCGTCGCGAAGACGACGACGGGCAGCGCGGCGGCGCGCGCCTCGCGGAGGCGCTGCGTGCGGCACAGGGCGCGAGCGAGCGCTATGCCGACATCGCGATCGAGGAGATGCCCTGTCTGTTCGCGTGCCAGCGGCACTGCACCGTGCATGTGCGCGGGCCGGGCAAGATCGGCTATGTGCTGGGCGACTTCGCACCCGACAGCGAGAGCGCCGAGGCGATCCTCGAATACACCGCCCATCACGCTGAAAGCGAGCACGGCAAGGTCGCCTATGCGAAATGGCCCGAAGGGGTGAAGGGCCACTTCATCGTGCGCGTGCCGCCCGAAGGAAAGGTCGCGACATGATCGCTTTCGCCGATCCCGCCGCGTTCGCCCATGCGCTTGCTACGCTGCCCGAGCCCGATCCGAAGGTGCGTGCCGCTGCGAGCGCGCGGCAGGCGGAGCTGACCAAACCGGCGGGTTCACTCGGCAGGCTGGAGGAGATCGCGGTCTTCATGGCGGGTTGGCAGAACACGCCCCGACCCACGCTCGAACGGATTGATGTGGTGGTGTTCGCGGGCAATCACGGCTGCGCGGCGCAAGGCGTAAGCGCCTTTCCCACCGAGGTGACCGCGCAGATGGTCGCGAACTTCCAGCACGGCGGGGCTGCGATCAACGCGCTCAGCCATGCCTGCGGGGCGAGCCTTGCCGTGATCCCGCTCGACCTCGACAGGCCGACCGCCGATATCTCGCGCGCACCCGCGATGAGCGAGGCGGAATGCCTCGACGCGCTGAACCGCGGTGCGGCTGCGGTGCCGGACGGATGCCAGCTGTTCGTCCCCGGCGAGATGGGCATCGGCAATACCACCCCCGCAGCTGCGTTGTGCGCCGCCGCGCTTGGGGGCGAGGCCGAGGCATGGGTCGGCCGAGGCACCGGCGTCGACGATACGATCCTCGCCCGCAAGCGCGCGCTCGTCGACAATGCGCTGGCCCTGCATGGCACTGCATGCACCAATGCCTTTGAAACGCTGCGCCGGCTCGGCGGGCGCGAGATCGCGGCGATGGCGGGGGCGGTCCTCGCCGCGCGCCACAAACGCATACCGGTGATGCTCGACGGGTTCATCGGCTGCGCGGCCATCGCGCCGCTCGCGGCAGAGGCACCGGGCATCGTCGATCACTGCCTCGCGGCGCATCGCTCTGCCGAGAATGCGCATGGTCGCCTGCTTGGCGCGCTCGGGCTCGTTCCGCTGCTCGCGCTCGACATGCGGCTGGGCGAAGGCTCCGGCGCGGCGGTGGCGGTGCAGATCGTCCGCTCCGCACTGGCCGCGCATGAGCGGATGGCGACTTTCGCCGAAGCTGCGGTGGCAGGGGCGACGTGAAGCCCTTCGACCTCCATCTGCTACGCCACGGCCCCCCGCTGCGCACCGGGCTGATGCTGGGTCATCATGACGAACCGGCGGCCCCGGGCGCACACCGTGCGCTGGTCGACCATGCGCAGGGTCTGGGCGCGGCGGAAGTGATCTCGTCGGACCTCAGCCGCGCGAGCGATGGCGCACGCGCGATTGCCGATTCACGCGCCCTTCCGCTGCGGATTGATCCGCGTTGGAGGGAGCTCGATTTCGGCGAGTGGGACGGCAAGCCATCCGCCGCGCTGGACCCACGGCAGCTCGAGGATTTCTGGGCCGATCCCGATGCCAACCCGCCGCCCGATGGCGAGCGGTGGAGCGACCTTCGCAGCAGGATCCGCGAGGCCATCGCCGAGCTGGACACAACCGCCATCGTGGTCTCGCATGCCGGGGCGATGCGGGCGGCGGTCTCGGTTCTCACGGGGCTGGATCATCGCGCCGTCTGGGCGTTCGACCTTCCCTATGGCGCCTTGCTCTCGATCCGCGTCTGGCGCGGCGAGGGGAGCGAACTGGCAAGCGGACAGATCGTCGGCCTGCGGACATGAAATCGCTCGTCCTCGCCATCCAGTTCATGACGCGCGTGCCGCTGCCTGCGGTCGACGCGGACATGCGCGATATGGCGGGCGCGATGCGCTGGTTTCCGCTGACAGGCGTGATCGTGGGGCTGGCGGTGTGGGGCGCGGTTTGGGCGGGCGGATTGGTCGATCCGCTGGTCGCGGGCGCGGCGGGGCTTATCGTCTGGGCGGCGATCACCGGCGCGCTTCACCTCGATGGCCTGGGCGACGTGGCCGACGCATCGGGCGGGGCGCACAAGGACGCCAGTCGGATCTCGGAGATACTTGCCGATCCGCATATCGGCAGTTTCGGAGTGGTCGCCATCGGCTTGCAGCTGTGCGCCAAGTTTGCGCTGCTTTCGGGGCTTTCGAGAGGGAGCGATTTCTGGGTGTTGCCCGCGATCTGTTGCATCGCCCGGCTGGGCCCTCTGCTGTGGGCCAAGTGTTTGCCGCCGCTGCATGAGGGTATGGGGACCCAGTTCGCGAGCGCGCTGCGCTGGTACGACCTGACAGGCTGGATCATTATCGCCGCGGTCCTGTGCTGGCTTGCGCCCGCATTCCTGGTGGCGGCTCCTGCGATAGGGTTGTGGGCGCTCTGGGTCCGTTCGCGCCTGGGCGGCATATCGGGCGATAGCCACGGCGCGGGGATCGAAATCGTCGAGAGCGTGCTGCTGCTCGCCTGGCTCGCCGCATCATGAGCGGCGCGTTCGACTGGCATGGCGGCAGGCTCGACGCGGCCTGCGCGCATTTCGGTGGAGCGCGGGAAGAGTGGCTCGACCTGTCGACCGGGATCAATCCGTACCCCTGGCCGGTGCCGGTCGATCTGGCGCCCGACTGGCATGCTCTGCCCGATCCTTCCGCACTGGCCCGGCTGGAGGGCGTGGCCGCGCAGTATTTCTGCGTCGATCCCTCGCTCTGCTGCGCGGTGCCGGGCAGCGAGATCGGGTTGCGGCTGATTGCCGCGATCCTTGGCTTGCCGGGGGGCTATATCGAGCCGACCTATCGCACGCACGCCGCGATGTTCGCGCAGGCGCAGGCGGTGAAAGCTCCACGCGCCGACGACTTGGCGAATGCTCTCGTCATCGCCAATCCCAACAACCCCGATGGCCGCGTCACACCACCCGAGATGCTGCGCGAATGGCTCGCGCTGCAGGAGACGGCGGGCGGCTGGCTGATCGTGGACGAGGCTTTCGTGGACACCATGCCGCAGATCAGCATCGCGGCGCAAGTCGACCCCGCGCGCCGACTGATCGTGCTGCGATCCTTCGGCAAGTTCTTCGGGCTGGCGGGCGTGCGGCTGGGCTTCGCGATCGCGCCGCCGGACGTCATCTCCGCACTGCGCAATCTGCTGGGCGACTGGCCCTTATCGGGCGCGGCACTCGCAATCGGTGAACGCGCCTATGCCGATAGAGCTTGGATCGACGCGACGCGCACCGCGCTTGCCACGCGCGCCGCGCAGTTCGACCGCATTCTGTCGCACCATGGCATGGCTCCGCAGGGCGCCTCGCCGCTGTTCCGGCTCGTCCGCGCTGAAAACGCGGGCGCGCTGTTCGATCGCCTCGCCCGACATCATATCCTGACGCGACCCTTCGCCGATCGCCCGGACTGGCTCCGCTTCGGCGTCCCGGCCGACGAAGCGCAGATGCAGCGCGTTGCTAGGGCGCCGGGCGATGGCTGATCCGGTGCTCGCCGCAGCGATGGCCCTGGATGCGGCGTTCGGCTGGCCCGGCTGGCTCTACCGGCGCGTGGGCCATCCGGTCGGAGGGTTTGCGCGGATCATCTCGGCTGGCGCGGAGATGCTCAACCGCCCCCAGTACAGCGCATCGCAACGACGGCTCGGGGGGATCGCGACCTTGCTCGCGGTCGTGACGACTGCCGGTCTGATCGCGTGGGCCGCGCAAGCCATCGTCCGGCAGATGCTGGGCGACAACGGCTGGCTAGTCGTCGCGCTCCTCGCCTTTCCCGCCATCGCCCAGCGCAGCCTGATCGACCATGTGCGTGCGGTGTCTAGCGCGCTCGCCACCGGCGATCTTACTGCCGCGCGGCAGGCGGTGGCGATGATCGTGGGCCGCGATACCGCAGCGCTGGACGAGGCCGGCGTGGCGCGCGCGGCGATCGAGAGCCTCGCGGAAAGCTTTTGCGACGGAGTGATCGCGCCCATCTTCTGGTTCGCGGTCCTGGGCCTGCCCGGCATCTGGATGTTCAAGGCAATCAACACCGCCGACAGCATGATCGGCCATATCGAGGAGCCGTGGCGCGATTTCGGTTGGGCGGCTGCGCGGATCGACGATGTCGCGAATTTCCTGCCCGCACGCCTCGCCGCGATCTTGATCTGCCTCGCCGGGCTTGGCGGCTGGCGGATCATGTGGCGCGACCATGCGCGCCACGCATCTCCCAATGCGGGTTGGCCCGAAGCGGCGATGGCAGGCGCGCTTGGCGTTCGCCTTGCCGGACCGATCAGCTACGACGGGGTCGGGCATGACACGCCCTTCATCGGCAGCGGCGGCGAGGCGACGCCCGGCGATCTCCGCAGGGCGATCCGGATCGTCTCGCTCGCCTGGGTTATCACCTTCTTGATTGCGGGAGCATTTGCATGGCTGGCCTGATGCTGCAGGGGACAGGCTCCGACGTGGGCAAGTCGGTGCTGGTGGCGGGCCTGTGCCGCGCGCTCGCCAATCGCGGGATCGCGGTGCTGCCGTTCAAGCCGCAGAATATGTCCAACAATGCCGCCGTCACGCCCGAAGGCGGCGAGATCGGGCGCGCACAGGCATTGCAGGCGGTGGCCGCGCGGGCGGAGCTGCATGTCGACATGAACCCCGTGCTGCTCAAGCCGCAGGCGGACCATACCTCGCAGGTCGTGGTCCATGGCAGGATGCGCGGCACGCTGGGTTCGGGATCGTTCAGGCAGGCGCGGGGTGCCCTGCTGGGCGAAGTGATGGAGAGCTATCGTCGCCTTTCGGCGCGGTGCGATATCGTGGTCGTCGAAGGCGCCGGATCGCCCGCGGAGATCAATCTGCGCGCGGGCGACATCGCTAACATGGGCTTTGCGCGCGCCGCCGAGGTCCCGGTCGTGCTGGTCGGCGATATCGACCGCGGCGGCGTGATCGCGGCGCTGGCCGGAACGCGCGCCGTGATCGACCCTGCCGATGCGGCGACGATCCGCGGCTTCATCGTCAACAAATTCCGCGGCGACCCCGCGCTATTCACCGATGGCTATGCCGCTATCGAGCAACTGACCCGATGGCGCGGCTATGGTGTGGTTCCGTGGCTCGCCAAGGCACATCATTTGCCGAGCGAGGATGCGGTTGTCCTCGAACGCGCAGCCGCCGCCAGTTCCGGCCCGAAACGCATCGCCTGCCCGATCCTGCCGCGCATCGCCAATTTCGACGATCTCGATGCGCTGAAATCCGAACCCTCGGTCGAACTCGTGATGGTGCCGCCCGATGCGCCGATCCCGGTGGTCGATATGATCGTGCTGCCCGGCTCCAAGGCGACCATCGCCGACCTTGCGTTCATCCGCGAACAGGGCTGGGACATCGACATTATCGCCCACCACCGGCGCGGAGGCACGGTGCTGGGGATTTGCGGCGGCTACCAGATGCTGGGCCGCTCGATCGACGATCCGCGCGGCATCGAAGGCGCGGCGGGGCGAGCGGACGGGCTCGGCCTGCTCGACGTGGAAACCGTGCTGACCGGCGACAAGCGGGTCAGCCAGGTGCAGGGCAGGGCGCTCGACGCCGAGTTTGCCGGTTACGAGATCCACATCGGCCAGACCACCGGCACTGATACGACGCGCCCCTTTGCCATGCTGGGCGAAGGCCATGCAGACGGAGCGCAGAGTGCCGACGGCACGGTGATGGGGACCTATTGCCACGGATTGCTGGAATCGGGCCCCTTGCGCCGCGCGCTGCTGGCGAAGATCGACGCTCCCTCGCACGCGCAGCCGCATGCGGACCGGGTCGACGCGGCGCTGGAGGATATCGCGGCCACGCTGGAAGAGGCGCTCGACGTCGACGGTCTCATCGCGCTGGCAAGGGAGAACGCCATATGACGAGCCTGCTGGTCTTAGGAGGCGCGCGCTCGGGCAAAAGCCGGTACGCGCAGCAACGCAGCGAAGCGATCGACGGACGCCTTGCCTATATCGCGACGGCGGAAGCGCGCGACGACGAGATGCACCAGCGGATTGACCGTCACCGCGCAGATCGCGGCGAACGGTGGTTCACCATCGAAGCTCCGCTCGACCTGCCGGCCGCGATCGCGGAGGCGGATGCAAAGGCCGATGCAATCCTCGTCGATTGCCTGACGCTGTGGCTGTCCAACCTCATCCTCGCCGATCGGCCGGTGCCGGTCGATGCGCTCGAGCGTGCGATCGGCGAATGCCGTCATCCGATCGCCCTGGTCGCGAACGAGGTCGGCTTTGGCATCGTGCCGGACAATGCCCTTGCCCGCCGCTTCCGGGACGAAGCGGGGAGGCTCAACCAGCGGATTGCCGGCGTCGTGGACGAAGTCGTCCTGGTGGCGGCGGGGCTGCCGCTATCTCTGAAAGCATGAGTCGCCAATGGCGTATTTCCGGCCGGGGAAAGGCTACCTCACAGGCCGTGTTGTATAACCAGCGGGCATCGTAGTCGGAAAATGGCGGAGACGAAGCGGTTCTGCCTTCTCGTCCAAGTATGTTCTACGCAGGGTCACTCAAGCCGATGCGCTCGATATTTCATTTTGGTCGCTTCGGTCGACGGCACTGCGGGCCGACGTGTTGCGCGGTGTCAGGTCTTGAAGCCGCTAGGAGGTGCGCAATTCGGTGAGTCTCTTTTCCCACATCAGCGCATGTTCGATGATCTTGTCGAGATTGTCGTAACGCGGCGTCCACGGAACGGTCGCGCGCAGCAGCGAACTGTCGGCGACGAGCATTGCCGGGTCGCCCGCGCGGCGCTCGCCAAAGACGCGTTCGATCTGGCCTCCCGTCACCCGGTCGACCGCGTCGAGCACTTCGAGCACGGAGAACCCGCGTCCGTAGCCGCAATTCATCGTCATCGACCGTTCCGGCTCGGCGATCAGCGCATCGAGCGCCAGCACATGCGCTGCGGCCAGATCGCTGACATGGATATAGTCGCGCACGCCGGTGCCGTCGGGCGTGTCGTAATCGGTCCCGAACACGCTCACCGCATCGCGCTTGCCCAGCGCGGCTTCGACAGCGACCTTGATCAGGTGTGTCGCTCCCGCGGTCGACTGCCCCGTGCGCGCTTGCGGATCGGCCCCGGCCACGTTGAAATAGCGCAGCGCGCAGAAGTTGATCGGATGGGCATGGGCGGTATCCGCGAGCATCTGCTCGGTCATCAGCTTGGACCAGCCATAGGGGTTGATCGGCACGGTCGGCGTCTGCTCCGTCACCGGCGAGACATCGGGCACGCCGTATGTGGCGGCAGTGGAGCTGAACAGGATATGCGGCACGCCAGCCGCCACCGCAGCCTCGATCAGGCCACGGCTCTTCACCGTATTGTTTTCGTAATACCACAATGGCTTGGCGACCGATTCAGGCACGATGATCGAGCCTGCAAAGTGCATTACTGCGCCTTTGCCATCGCCCATGCCCTGTTCGGCAAAGACACGTGCAAGCAGATCGCGGTCGGCGATATCACCTTCGTAGAAAGGGACGTCCTCAGGTACCGCGAAGCGGAAGCCGGTCGAAAGGTTGTCGATCACCACCACCGGGCGGCCGGCGTCGCGCAGCGCGTGAACGGCGTGGCTACCGATATAGCCTGCACCGCCGGTTACGAGGGCGGGGCTTTTATCCATTCTCTCCATGGGTTCTCAAATACGTCCACTTGGGATCAGATCAAGCGAAGCCTCTATTCACAATACCTATGCAGATTCGTTAATTCATCGCGGTCGGTTTGTTTCAACCATTCTCATCTTTCTCGACCGTCACGCTCCGCTATGCCGATTTCGGGCGCGATGCGGGTTCGGGCTTCAATCCGGGGGTCGATGGTGCCTCGAGGGCTTGCAATTGATTGTTTTTAAGGGATGGTTTACCATCTTTCCTCGAAACCGGAGCGCTACGCAGCGGGTCTTTCCAAGCGAGGCCAGATATCTTCTGACTTGCGAATTGAATCTCAATTACTGTGCTGCCTGGGACTCTTACGCGCTCGGGACAGAGCGATTTCTTGAATGCCACTATTTGGAAAAATCGGCGTGAGGCGGCTATTGGAAGAAGAGGACCGCGCGCGTTCGTAGACCTTAGCATCGGGGGGCTTGCTGAAGGTCCTCGCTTAATGGTTCGGAAACCGCTGCCCTGTACCAATCTAGAAGACCTAAAGTTTGGAAATACCATGGAAGATCGTGAAAAAAAGCGCCTGCAGACGCTCCACGGCTACCGTTTGCTCGACACCCCGCCCGAGCCGGAATTCGATGATGTCGTAAGGCGGGCCGCAGAGCGCTTCGGCACCCCGATTGCGCTCATGTCGCTGGTCGACGCCGACAGGCAGTGGTTCAAGGCGAAGGTCGGCCTCGATGTCGACGAGACGCCGCGCTCGGTCGCATTCTGTGCCTATGCCATTCAGGGCGATGACGTGATGGTGGTGGAAGATGCCAGGGACGACGAGCGTTTCAGCCGCAATCCTCTGGTCCTCGATGATCCATCGATCCGCTTCTACGCGGGCGCTCCGGTGACCGCAGAAGGTGGAGACAAGCTGGGCACGATCTGCATCATCGATCGCAGGCCGAGGCATGATTTCAGCGAGGCGGACAGGGAAGCCCTGACCAAACTGGCGGCTGAAGTCAGCCGGATGCTGGGATCGGCCAAAGAAATGGCCCGCACTGGCTAGGACATGAGCGGTAGCGCATCCATCCGCGCAGGCGGAGCATCGGGTCCGTTGATTTGGGGCGGGCTGCTGGCCAGGCTCCCGGTGCAAATCCTCGGCCTTGCGCTGGGATATGGCCTGCTCGGCTGGATCGGCCAGCAGCTGGCACCGCCGCCCGGCTTTGCTTCGCTCATCTGGCCGGCAGCGGGGCTCTCCATCGCGGCTATCACTGCTCTGGGCTACCGTGTCTGGCCGGGCGTGTTTTTAGGCGCGTGGTGCGTCAATGCACTCGCGGCTGGTTCGGGCGAGCTTCAAGCCGATGTGACCGTGGCGCTCGATGCCACTTTGATCGCGACCGGGTCGACCCTGCAGGCCCTTCTGGGGGCTTACTGGATAAGGAGCCGCGCGGGTTTCCCGCTCAAGCTGGAGGGGCCGCGAGAACTCGTGCGGCTTCTCCTGTTGGTCGGCCCGTTCACCTGTCTTGTCGGCGCCACCTTCGGAACGGCGACGCTCTTCGCGAGCGGCGTCGTGGCGCAGAGCAACCTGATCAACTTCTGGCTGCGCTGGTGGGGCGGCGACATGGGCGGCGTTCTGATTGTCGTCCCGCTTCTGTTCCTC encodes:
- the cobO gene encoding cob(I)yrinic acid a,c-diamide adenosyltransferase; protein product: MSDADKEEIDRRYRARTAKHKAVVDKRIAAAQEDKGLLLVLTGNGKGKSSSAFGMVARTLGYGHKAAVFQFIKGKEEVGERAYFARDPNMRWERCGEGFTWETQNRDRDIAAARAGWDKAKEALADPSIHLVVLDELTYLVTYRYLSLEEIMPAIEARPPMQHVVITGRAAHDDFIEAADTVSSIRDVKHAFRAGVRAQKGIDL
- a CDS encoding TonB-dependent receptor, with amino-acid sequence MPKNYCVSILALAAVLSLSTAAHAEDADDTIVVSALRTPVETDRVSSSITVLDLERIEQDQPIAVSDVLVRTPGISLSRNGGYGTSTSLRIRGADAGQAVLVVDGMRLADASTTDGGADFGNLFADDIERIEILRGPQSILWGSNAIGGVVNVLTNRPTAPLEGRVSIEGGSRNTLNARAGVGGSGKLLDWRIAGSTFTTDGISARTSGTERDGFERQSASGTLTARIAPTLSADLRGYYSHGSNDFDGFSGDSRAFGVTQTWATYAGINATVLDGRLASRLAFIETRTDRDNFDPARSVRTKTFDAQGRTRRYEYQGDLTLSDRVQVSFGAEREEQRMRTASPRDNNAPIDVTRAQADTNSLYALARVTPVAGLTIDGGVRYDDHTRFGDNTVFSAGASFEPWNGGTRLRANYSEGFKAPSLYQLFSQYGFADLDPEHAKGWEAGIEQDLLDERLTFSAVYFERDTDNLIDFAYCPTSAPLPPECFIPGSDVERFGYYANVDQARARGVEVAGDARFGAIFARGNFSWVEAEDRTQGSTFGQQLPRVPQYLANAAIGYQARQGHSLSIALRYSGESTDRAGGDMLDDYLLTDLRGELHVSGPLILYGRVENLFDTDYVTAKGYGTLGRSVHIGVRTRL
- a CDS encoding DUF1636 domain-containing protein, with protein sequence MAPASSGASVVVCSTCRLSADRREDDDGQRGGARLAEALRAAQGASERYADIAIEEMPCLFACQRHCTVHVRGPGKIGYVLGDFAPDSESAEAILEYTAHHAESEHGKVAYAKWPEGVKGHFIVRVPPEGKVAT
- the cobT gene encoding nicotinate-nucleotide--dimethylbenzimidazole phosphoribosyltransferase codes for the protein MIAFADPAAFAHALATLPEPDPKVRAAASARQAELTKPAGSLGRLEEIAVFMAGWQNTPRPTLERIDVVVFAGNHGCAAQGVSAFPTEVTAQMVANFQHGGAAINALSHACGASLAVIPLDLDRPTADISRAPAMSEAECLDALNRGAAAVPDGCQLFVPGEMGIGNTTPAAALCAAALGGEAEAWVGRGTGVDDTILARKRALVDNALALHGTACTNAFETLRRLGGREIAAMAGAVLAARHKRIPVMLDGFIGCAAIAPLAAEAPGIVDHCLAAHRSAENAHGRLLGALGLVPLLALDMRLGEGSGAAVAVQIVRSALAAHERMATFAEAAVAGAT
- a CDS encoding histidine phosphatase family protein → MKPFDLHLLRHGPPLRTGLMLGHHDEPAAPGAHRALVDHAQGLGAAEVISSDLSRASDGARAIADSRALPLRIDPRWRELDFGEWDGKPSAALDPRQLEDFWADPDANPPPDGERWSDLRSRIREAIAELDTTAIVVSHAGAMRAAVSVLTGLDHRAVWAFDLPYGALLSIRVWRGEGSELASGQIVGLRT
- a CDS encoding adenosylcobinamide-GDP ribazoletransferase; translated protein: MKSLVLAIQFMTRVPLPAVDADMRDMAGAMRWFPLTGVIVGLAVWGAVWAGGLVDPLVAGAAGLIVWAAITGALHLDGLGDVADASGGAHKDASRISEILADPHIGSFGVVAIGLQLCAKFALLSGLSRGSDFWVLPAICCIARLGPLLWAKCLPPLHEGMGTQFASALRWYDLTGWIIIAAVLCWLAPAFLVAAPAIGLWALWVRSRLGGISGDSHGAGIEIVESVLLLAWLAAS